In Apium graveolens cultivar Ventura chromosome 10, ASM990537v1, whole genome shotgun sequence, the following are encoded in one genomic region:
- the LOC141690175 gene encoding uncharacterized protein LOC141690175 isoform X1 has protein sequence MATSTALSHSSLHFLHTLSPPLSLSSSSTIHFSLLSQTPIEFPVISVASSTKFHVLQPLHLPILLFTPFDNSPLDTQTFLVTISVLVAISLSLFLGLKGDPVPCERCAGNGGTKCVFCSDGKMKLETGLVDCKVCKGAVLFPCRTDILQKVWRFGIFKTPIINMPTILMKANSSKKVDTEVIAEL, from the exons ATGGCAACTTCAACTGCACTTTCTCACTCATCACTTCACTTTCTACACACTCTCTCCCCTCCATTATCTCTCTCTTCTTCATCTACCATTCACTTCTCTCTCCTCTCTCAAACCCCAATAGAGTTTCCTGTTATATCTGTTGCTTCATCAACTAAATTTCATGTTCTGCAACCACTACACCTTCCCATTTTGCTGTTTACTCCATTTGACAACAGCCCTTTGGACACTCAAACTTTTCTTGTTACTATTAGTGTTCTTGTTGCCATTTCTCTCTCACTTTTTCTTGGTCTTAAG GGTGATCCTGTTCCTTGTGAGAGATGTGCAGGCAATG GTGGCACAAAATGCGTCTTCTGTAGTGATGGCAAGATGAAGCTTGAGACGGGATTGGTTGATTGCAAGGTGTGCAAGGGAGCAG TCTTGTTTCCTTGCAGGACTGATATTCTGCAAAAAGTGTGGAGGTTCGGGATATTCAAGACGCCTATAA TAAATATGCCGACAATCTTAATGAAAGCTAATAGCTCGAAGAAGGTAGATACTGAAGTCATTGCAGAACTGTAA
- the LOC141690175 gene encoding uncharacterized protein LOC141690175 isoform X2 produces MATSTALSHSSLHFLHTLSPPLSLSSSSTIHFSLLSQTPIEFPVISVASSTKFHVLQPLHLPILLFTPFDNSPLDTQTFLVTISVLVAISLSLFLGLKGDPVPCERCAGNGGTKCVFCSDGKMKLETGLVDCKVCKGAVLFPCRTDILQKVWRFGIFKTPISKYRFSPS; encoded by the exons ATGGCAACTTCAACTGCACTTTCTCACTCATCACTTCACTTTCTACACACTCTCTCCCCTCCATTATCTCTCTCTTCTTCATCTACCATTCACTTCTCTCTCCTCTCTCAAACCCCAATAGAGTTTCCTGTTATATCTGTTGCTTCATCAACTAAATTTCATGTTCTGCAACCACTACACCTTCCCATTTTGCTGTTTACTCCATTTGACAACAGCCCTTTGGACACTCAAACTTTTCTTGTTACTATTAGTGTTCTTGTTGCCATTTCTCTCTCACTTTTTCTTGGTCTTAAG GGTGATCCTGTTCCTTGTGAGAGATGTGCAGGCAATG GTGGCACAAAATGCGTCTTCTGTAGTGATGGCAAGATGAAGCTTGAGACGGGATTGGTTGATTGCAAGGTGTGCAAGGGAGCAG TCTTGTTTCCTTGCAGGACTGATATTCTGCAAAAAGTGTGGAGGTTCGGGATATTCAAGACGCCTATAAGTAAATATCGCTTTTCCCCAAGTTAA
- the LOC141690175 gene encoding uncharacterized protein LOC141690175 isoform X3, with the protein MATSTALSHSSLHFLHTLSPPLSLSSSSTIHFSLLSQTPIEFPVISVASSTKFHVLQPLHLPILLFTPFDNSPLDTQTFLVTISVLVAISLSLFLGLKGDPVPCERCAGNGGTKCVFCSDGKMKLETGLVDCKVCKGAGLIFCKKCGGSGYSRRL; encoded by the exons ATGGCAACTTCAACTGCACTTTCTCACTCATCACTTCACTTTCTACACACTCTCTCCCCTCCATTATCTCTCTCTTCTTCATCTACCATTCACTTCTCTCTCCTCTCTCAAACCCCAATAGAGTTTCCTGTTATATCTGTTGCTTCATCAACTAAATTTCATGTTCTGCAACCACTACACCTTCCCATTTTGCTGTTTACTCCATTTGACAACAGCCCTTTGGACACTCAAACTTTTCTTGTTACTATTAGTGTTCTTGTTGCCATTTCTCTCTCACTTTTTCTTGGTCTTAAG GGTGATCCTGTTCCTTGTGAGAGATGTGCAGGCAATG GTGGCACAAAATGCGTCTTCTGTAGTGATGGCAAGATGAAGCTTGAGACGGGATTGGTTGATTGCAAGGTGTGCAAGGGAGCAG GACTGATATTCTGCAAAAAGTGTGGAGGTTCGGGATATTCAAGACGCCTATAA